Proteins encoded together in one Rossellomorea sp. y25 window:
- a CDS encoding NUDIX hydrolase translates to MNYVQDLRKLVGTSPLILPGSVVIILNDHHELLLQHRTDGGWGLPGGLMELGESLEETAKREVMEETGLEIGELTLVNVFSGPDYYFKVSNGDELYSVTAVYTTKDIRGKLEVDKTESVDIKFFKLNNLPDGLTDEYKSYIKPYIDQLKKESEVQE, encoded by the coding sequence ATGAACTATGTCCAAGATCTGCGAAAACTGGTTGGCACCAGCCCCTTAATCCTACCCGGATCTGTCGTCATTATCTTAAACGATCATCATGAACTGCTTCTGCAGCACCGGACGGACGGTGGTTGGGGACTGCCGGGAGGATTGATGGAATTGGGGGAAAGTTTAGAGGAGACAGCAAAGCGAGAAGTGATGGAAGAAACCGGTCTTGAGATAGGGGAACTGACTCTGGTAAATGTGTTCTCCGGGCCTGACTATTATTTTAAAGTATCGAATGGGGATGAATTGTATTCCGTCACAGCCGTTTATACCACAAAGGACATAAGAGGGAAATTGGAGGTCGATAAAACAGAATCTGTTGATATCAAATTTTTCAAACTCAATAATCTGCCAGATGGTTTAACGGACGAATATAAAAGCTATATCAAGCCATACATAGATCAATTAAAGAAAGAATCCGAGGTGCAAGAATGA
- a CDS encoding GNAT family N-acetyltransferase: MNLALKEINADNWEECVTLSVSEHQKEFVADNAYSLLQSTFMEEQYPLAIYHQHSMVGFIMYGIDPDTNRMEMSRLMIDQNYQGRGYGKKATQLLLKELTHTYGNIELFTSAEPENVSAIKLYKSLGFEKTGEMMWGEVVLKTQL, from the coding sequence ATTAAAGGAGATCAATGCTGACAATTGGGAGGAATGTGTAACCTTATCTGTTTCGGAACATCAGAAGGAATTTGTCGCAGATAACGCTTATTCATTGCTGCAATCAACATTTATGGAAGAACAATATCCATTGGCTATTTATCATCAACATAGCATGGTAGGGTTCATCATGTATGGGATCGACCCTGACACAAACCGTATGGAGATGAGCCGGTTAATGATCGATCAGAATTATCAAGGGAGAGGCTATGGGAAAAAGGCAACGCAACTACTTTTAAAAGAACTGACACATACATATGGAAATATAGAATTATTCACAAGTGCGGAACCGGAGAATGTGAGTGCTATAAAGTTATATAAAAGTCTGGGATTTGAGAAGACGGGTGAAATGATGTGGGGGGAAGTTGTGTTGAAGACGCAACTTTAG